A DNA window from Streptomyces bacillaris contains the following coding sequences:
- a CDS encoding helix-turn-helix transcriptional regulator has protein sequence MATNAIDQTRRMLSLVTYLRERPGAHVQDVARAFGITEDELISDLDVLPMCGTSFRGGDLLDIDTDGDRIWWHNPDDVAEPLRLAADEATALLVAARAVATLPGLRESDREALLRATAKLETAAGESGAASSRLSVTFESEGGVFADVDRAISERRRLWLRYYSPARDELTEREVDPIRLFAVGHTYMEGWCRLSEDRRTFRLDRVAEIRLLDAPAAPPELELRDLSEGLVHPAAEDPEVVIEVTTGGRWVAEYYPHDSAEELPDGGLRITLRTPDPASLRRLALRLGGEGRIVTPPELAESARRAAREALAAYDETL, from the coding sequence ATGGCCACGAACGCGATCGACCAGACCCGTCGGATGCTCTCCCTGGTGACCTACCTCCGCGAGCGCCCCGGCGCCCACGTCCAGGACGTGGCACGGGCCTTCGGCATCACCGAGGACGAGCTGATCTCCGACCTCGACGTCCTGCCCATGTGCGGCACCAGCTTCCGCGGCGGCGACCTCCTCGACATCGACACCGACGGCGACCGCATCTGGTGGCACAACCCGGACGACGTCGCGGAACCGCTCCGGCTCGCCGCCGACGAGGCCACCGCCCTGCTCGTCGCCGCCCGTGCCGTCGCCACCCTGCCCGGGCTGCGCGAGAGCGACCGCGAGGCCCTGCTCCGGGCCACCGCCAAACTGGAGACGGCGGCCGGGGAGTCCGGGGCGGCCAGCTCCCGGCTCTCGGTGACCTTCGAGTCCGAGGGCGGCGTCTTCGCGGACGTCGACCGGGCCATCTCCGAGCGCCGCCGCCTCTGGCTGCGCTACTACTCGCCCGCCCGCGATGAACTCACCGAGCGCGAGGTCGACCCGATCCGCCTCTTCGCCGTCGGCCACACCTATATGGAGGGCTGGTGCCGGCTCTCGGAGGACCGCCGGACCTTCCGGCTCGACCGGGTCGCCGAGATCCGCCTCCTGGACGCCCCCGCCGCCCCGCCCGAGCTGGAGCTGCGCGACCTCTCCGAAGGGCTCGTCCACCCCGCCGCCGAGGACCCCGAGGTCGTCATCGAGGTCACCACCGGCGGCCGCTGGGTCGCGGAGTACTACCCGCACGACAGCGCCGAGGAACTGCCGGACGGCGGCCTCCGCATCACCCTGCGCACCCCTGACCCGGCCTCGCTGCGCCGCCTCGCCCTGCGCCTGGGCGGCGAGGGCCGCATCGTCACCCCGCCGGAGCTGGCCGAGAGCGCCCGCAGGGCCGCCCGCGAGGCGCTGGCCGCGTACGACGAGACGCTCTGA
- the tatA gene encoding Sec-independent protein translocase subunit TatA — MIGNLKPLEIVLIIAVILLLFGAKKLPDMARSLGKSARILKSEAKAMKKDDAATATPTTETVADPAPPQSTTARTIQAAPGDVTSSRPVNEPKPTTQS; from the coding sequence ATGATCGGCAATCTGAAGCCCCTCGAGATCGTTCTGATCATCGCTGTCATCCTGCTGCTCTTCGGTGCCAAGAAGCTTCCCGACATGGCGCGTTCGCTCGGCAAGTCGGCCCGCATCCTCAAGAGCGAGGCCAAGGCCATGAAGAAGGACGACGCGGCGACCGCCACGCCCACGACGGAGACCGTCGCGGACCCGGCCCCTCCGCAGTCCACCACCGCCCGCACCATCCAGGCCGCCCCGGGAGACGTCACCAGCTCCCGCCCGGTCAACGAGCCCAAGCCCACCACCCAGAGCTGA